In the Aneurinibacillus soli genome, one interval contains:
- a CDS encoding cation transporter: MKNSSSLIALWISLISNVILTVLKSVVGYLFNSQVLIADGIHNAMETRTLCLLYSTRKSTK; the protein is encoded by the coding sequence ATGAAAAATTCGTCTTCATTAATCGCATTATGGATCAGTCTTATTAGTAATGTGATATTAACCGTATTAAAGAGTGTTGTCGGATATTTATTCAACAGTCAGGTACTTATCGCTGACGGAATTCATAATGCTATGGAAACAAGGACTCTATGTTTATTGTATTCGACTCGGAAAAGCACAAAATAG
- a CDS encoding cation diffusion facilitator family transporter — protein MLWKQGLYVYCIRLGKAQNSKSLIATANDHIADVYASIAAVVGIGATLIGERYDISFAQYGGPIAGMIVFYFVLKMAYEMGKESIGILMEENVPSEQLIQLESIVRSIPQVKRIDRIRAREHGHYIIVDVRVGVSNDLTIKEGHDISRLIKNSTKNEIQNVEEVLVHLNPWYEEDAIH, from the coding sequence ATGCTATGGAAACAAGGACTCTATGTTTATTGTATTCGACTCGGAAAAGCACAAAATAGCAAAAGTTTAATTGCAACTGCAAATGATCACATTGCTGATGTTTATGCATCTATTGCTGCTGTGGTAGGTATTGGTGCGACATTGATTGGTGAGCGTTATGACATATCATTTGCTCAGTATGGGGGTCCGATTGCTGGAATGATCGTCTTCTATTTTGTTCTGAAAATGGCCTACGAAATGGGGAAAGAATCCATTGGGATTCTAATGGAAGAAAACGTACCTTCAGAGCAATTGATTCAGTTAGAAAGCATTGTTCGCTCGATCCCACAAGTAAAACGAATCGATCGAATTCGAGCAAGAGAGCACGGTCATTATATTATTGTCGATGTAAGAGTGGGCGTTTCAAATGATTTAACGATTAAAGAGGGGCACGATATTAGCCGCTTGATCAAGAATTCAACTAAAAATGAAATTCAAAATGTTGAAGAAGTACTGGTGCATTTAAACCCATGGTATGAAGAGGATGCTATACACTAA
- a CDS encoding AraC family transcriptional regulator, whose translation MGQEERTVRFDHDLQIEAYRFQGIMQKFPNHFHEYYVIGFIESGQRQLSCKNKDYVIGTGDIVFFNPLDNHACEQIDNKLLDYRCLNIKPEVMRKVTKEITGKDYLPRFTNPVSYRSEQANLLHNLHQMIMAELPDFEKEEAFYFLMEQLIQKYTEEHAETKHEGIDQETEKVCHYLEVHYAEHVALDDLANISNMNKYSLLRSFTRIRGITPYRYLQTVRINEAKKLLEKGVKPLDAAMQTGFVDQSHFSNFFIEFIGLTPGQYRNIFINNDK comes from the coding sequence ATGGGACAAGAAGAAAGAACAGTGCGCTTTGATCATGATTTACAAATTGAAGCCTACCGGTTTCAGGGTATCATGCAAAAATTTCCGAACCATTTCCATGAATACTATGTGATTGGCTTTATAGAGAGTGGCCAAAGACAATTATCTTGCAAGAATAAAGATTATGTAATAGGTACAGGTGATATTGTATTTTTTAATCCTCTAGATAATCATGCATGCGAACAGATTGACAACAAACTATTAGACTATCGCTGCTTGAATATTAAGCCTGAAGTCATGCGAAAAGTGACAAAAGAGATTACTGGAAAAGATTATCTCCCTCGTTTTACGAATCCTGTTTCTTATCGGAGTGAACAAGCTAATTTATTGCATAATCTTCACCAGATGATTATGGCTGAATTGCCAGATTTCGAGAAAGAAGAAGCTTTTTATTTTCTCATGGAGCAACTAATTCAAAAATATACCGAAGAACACGCAGAAACAAAACATGAAGGGATCGATCAGGAGACTGAAAAGGTCTGTCACTACCTAGAGGTACATTATGCTGAACATGTTGCATTAGATGATTTAGCTAATATTTCTAATATGAACAAATATTCTTTGTTGCGGTCCTTTACTCGTATTCGTGGAATTACCCCATATCGTTATTTACAAACAGTGCGCATCAATGAAGCCAAGAAACTATTGGAGAAGGGTGTAAAACCATTAGACGCTGCCATGCAGACCGGTTTTGTGGATCAAAGTCATTTTAGCAATTTCTTTATAGAGTTTATCGGACTGACGCCCGGACAATACCGGAACATTTTTATCAACAATGATAAATAG